The following is a genomic window from Burkholderia cepacia ATCC 25416.
TCGTGACGGGCGTGATCATCATCCTGGCCGTCTACGTCGACATCCTGCGCCGGCGGCGCCGCTGACGCACGTATGTACGCAGGCATGTGCTTCACCGCCGGTTCCGGCCGGCGTTCCAGTCGTTCCAGTCGATACGAAAAAAGGAGACGCGAAGTGATCAGGAGCAAGGTGTTGAACGCGATCGTCGGGCTGACGTTCGCCGTCGGCGTCACGGCCGGTGCGCACGCGCAGGAAGCCTACATCCCGCTGATCTCGAAGGGCTTCCAGCATCAGTTCTGGCAGGCCGTGAAATCGGGCGCGACGCAGGCCGCGAAGGACTACAAGGTGAAGGTGACGTTCGAAGGGCCCGAAACCGAGGCGATGGTCGACAAGCAGATCGACATGCTGTCGGCCGCGATCGCGAAGAAGCCGGCCGCGCTCGGCTTCGCGGCACTCGACAGCAAGGCCGCGCTGCCGCTCCTGAAGAAGGCGCAGGCCGAGAAGATTCCGGTGATCGCATTCGACTCGGGCGTCGACAGCGACATCCCGGTGACGACGGCCGCGACCAACAACAAGGCCGCCGCCGCGCTGGCCGCCGACAAGCTCGCCGCGCTGATCGGCGACGAGGGCGAAGTGGCGGTGGTCGCGCACGACCAGACGAGCCGCACCGGCATCGACCGCCGCGACGGTTTTCTCGAGCGGATGAAAGCGGCGCACCCGAAGGTGCAGGTCGTGACCGTGCAGTACGGCGAAGGCGACCAGCTGAAGTCGACCGAGGTGACGAAGTCGATCCTGCAGGGGTACCCGAAGCTCAAGGGGCTGTTCGGCACCAACGAAGGCTCGGCGATCGGCGTGGTCAACGGCGTGCGTGAAATGAAGCGCAAGGTCGTGATCGTCGGCTACGATTCGGGCAAGCAGCAGAAGGACGCGATCCGCAGCGGGCTGATGGCCGGCGCGATCACGCAGAACCCGATCGGGATCGGCTACAAGACGGTCGAGGCGGCCGTGAAGGCGATCAAGGGCGAGAAGCTGCCGAAGGTCATCGATACCGGTTTCTACTGGTACGACAAGACCAATATCGACGATCCGAAGATCGCGGCGGTGCTGTACGACTGAACGCCGTGCCACGGCGCCGCCGCGCGCGGCGCGTAGCGTGTGCGGCGGCGCGGGCGGCCGGAGCAGAACACGAGGACACCATGGGCGCAGTGCGTATCGATTCCCATCAGCACTTCTGGCGTTATCGCGCGGCCGACTATCCGTGGATCGGCCCCGGCATGGAGGTGCTCGCGCACGACTACCTGCCCGACGCGTTGCGGCCGCTGATGCATGCGCAGGCGCTCGGCGCATCGATCGCGGTGCAGGCGCGCGCCGGGCGCGACGAGACCGCGTTCCTGCTCGATCTCGCCCGCGACGACGCGCACATCGCGGCGGTGGTCGGCTGGGAGGATCTCGCCGCGCCGCAGCTTGCCGAGCGCGTCGCCGAATGGCGCAGCCCGAAGCTGCGCGGCTTCCGGCACCAGGTGCAGGACGAAGCCGACGCCGGCGCGTTCGTCGCCGATCCCGGTTTCAACCGCGGCATCGCGTGGCTGCAGGCGAACGGTTACGTGTACGACGTGCTCGTGTTCGAGCGCCAGTTGCCGGACGTGCAGGCGTTCTGCGCGCGGCACGATGCGCACTGGCTCGTGCTCGATCACGCCGGCAAGCCCGCGCTCGCCGAATTCGAGCGCGACGAATCGGCGCTCGCGCGCTGGCGCGCCGCGTTGCGCGAGCTGGGCGCGCTGCCGCACGTCGCGTGCAAGCTGTCGGGGCTCGTGACGGAAGCGGACTGGAAGCGCGGCCTGCGCGGGAAGGACGTCCGGCATATCGAGCAGTGCCTCGACGCGGCGCTCGACGCGTTCGGCCCGCAGCGGCTGATGTTCGGTTCGGACTGGCCGGTGTGCCTGCTGGCCGCGTCGTATGACGAAGTCGCATCGATCGTCGAGCGCTGGGCCGAATCGCGGCTGTCGGCGGCCGAGCGCAGCGCGCTGTGGGGCGGGACGGCGGCGCGTTGTTACGCGGTGCCGGGCGACGCGAAGCGCGGCATATAAAATAGGCGCGAACGGCCCGTGCGCTTCGCCGGGCCGTCTGCAATGCAACCGATCACCAGCATCAACGTATGTCCATCCAGCCGATCCAGAACCGCCGCCTGTACCAGCAGATCGCCGACAAGCTCAGTGCGATGATCGAGTCCGGCGATTTTCCGCCGGGCAGTTACCTGCCGCCCGAGCGCGAACTGGCCGAACAGTTCGGCGTGTCGCGCACGTCGGTGCGTGAAGCGCTGATCGCGCTCGAAGTGAGCGGGCTCGTCAGCGTGCGCGTCGGCGACGGCGTGAAGGTGCGCCACCCCGAAACGGCCGCCGCACCCGAACCCGCGCCTGACCTGGCAGCGAAGGCCGCGCCGTTCACGGTCATCGAGATCGATCCCGAACTCGGCATCGCACTCGATCTCGATACCGAAATCCCGCCGTTCGCGCTGTTGCAGGCGCGCCGGCTGATCGAGCCGGAAGCCGCGTCACTTGCCGCGAAGCATGGCTCCGACGAGCAGATCGAAGGCATCCACGAGGCGTTCCTGCGCAATCAGGAAGACAACCGCAGCGGTTCGCTCACGCATCCGGGCGACCGGCTGTTTCATATCCGCATCGCGGAAGCGAGCGACAACGCCGCGTATGCGCTGATGATCAAGCAACTGCTCGCGCACAAGTACGACCTGATGTTCCAGCGGCTGCAGTCGCTGTACATGCCGAACGACATGCCGCACCGATCGGAACTGGAGCACCGCGCGATCCTCGATGCGATCCGCGCGCGCGACCCGGACGCCGCGCGCCGCGCG
Proteins encoded in this region:
- a CDS encoding ABC transporter substrate-binding protein; this encodes MIRSKVLNAIVGLTFAVGVTAGAHAQEAYIPLISKGFQHQFWQAVKSGATQAAKDYKVKVTFEGPETEAMVDKQIDMLSAAIAKKPAALGFAALDSKAALPLLKKAQAEKIPVIAFDSGVDSDIPVTTAATNNKAAAALAADKLAALIGDEGEVAVVAHDQTSRTGIDRRDGFLERMKAAHPKVQVVTVQYGEGDQLKSTEVTKSILQGYPKLKGLFGTNEGSAIGVVNGVREMKRKVVIVGYDSGKQQKDAIRSGLMAGAITQNPIGIGYKTVEAAVKAIKGEKLPKVIDTGFYWYDKTNIDDPKIAAVLYD
- a CDS encoding amidohydrolase family protein, whose amino-acid sequence is MGAVRIDSHQHFWRYRAADYPWIGPGMEVLAHDYLPDALRPLMHAQALGASIAVQARAGRDETAFLLDLARDDAHIAAVVGWEDLAAPQLAERVAEWRSPKLRGFRHQVQDEADAGAFVADPGFNRGIAWLQANGYVYDVLVFERQLPDVQAFCARHDAHWLVLDHAGKPALAEFERDESALARWRAALRELGALPHVACKLSGLVTEADWKRGLRGKDVRHIEQCLDAALDAFGPQRLMFGSDWPVCLLAASYDEVASIVERWAESRLSAAERSALWGGTAARCYAVPGDAKRGI
- a CDS encoding FadR/GntR family transcriptional regulator, yielding MSIQPIQNRRLYQQIADKLSAMIESGDFPPGSYLPPERELAEQFGVSRTSVREALIALEVSGLVSVRVGDGVKVRHPETAAAPEPAPDLAAKAAPFTVIEIDPELGIALDLDTEIPPFALLQARRLIEPEAASLAAKHGSDEQIEGIHEAFLRNQEDNRSGSLTHPGDRLFHIRIAEASDNAAYALMIKQLLAHKYDLMFQRLQSLYMPNDMPHRSELEHRAILDAIRARDPDAARRAMAEHLDEVIRIFGRALD